The following proteins are co-located in the Massilia litorea genome:
- a CDS encoding Ppx/GppA phosphatase family protein, whose amino-acid sequence MPACAHSAPLYAAVELGSDSFRLHVASWEDGAMVLAHTLNEPIRLGAGIGPDGCLDGQTVRRALDCLRQFRQALARWEVRAVRVVATAALRVACNAPAFLPAAEAAIGHPVEVLGGEEEGRLVYLGVAGALPDGGERRLVLDVGSGSTEIAVGRGDTVELVQSYGVGALRQGLAFFGDGISPDAFDAALASSRSRFADAGMLAGGAGWNRAYGASGTVRALFELAGGDAAGALGANAADAADAAGLLALRHALVEEGGFMRIAALSNQPLRAAQMAGGLALLLALVEELHIEELVPVGAGLRAGVIRELHRRARQDAPFPESA is encoded by the coding sequence ATGCCAGCTTGCGCACACTCCGCTCCCCTGTATGCCGCCGTCGAACTCGGGTCCGACAGCTTCCGCCTGCACGTGGCGAGCTGGGAGGACGGCGCCATGGTGCTGGCCCATACCCTGAACGAACCGATCCGCCTGGGCGCGGGCATCGGGCCTGACGGCTGCCTCGACGGCCAGACCGTGCGCCGCGCGCTCGACTGCCTGCGCCAGTTCAGGCAGGCGCTGGCCCGGTGGGAAGTGCGCGCCGTGCGCGTGGTCGCCACCGCCGCGCTGCGCGTGGCCTGCAATGCGCCCGCCTTCCTGCCTGCGGCCGAGGCCGCGATCGGGCATCCGGTCGAGGTCCTCGGCGGCGAGGAGGAGGGCCGCCTGGTGTACCTGGGCGTGGCCGGCGCCTTGCCGGATGGAGGGGAGCGCCGCCTCGTGCTCGACGTCGGCAGCGGCTCGACCGAGATTGCGGTCGGCCGCGGCGACACCGTCGAGCTGGTGCAGTCCTACGGTGTCGGCGCCTTGCGCCAGGGCCTGGCCTTCTTCGGCGACGGCATTTCGCCGGACGCCTTCGACGCCGCGCTGGCGTCTTCGCGCAGCCGCTTCGCCGACGCCGGCATGCTCGCCGGCGGGGCCGGCTGGAACCGTGCCTACGGCGCCTCGGGTACGGTGCGCGCCCTGTTCGAACTGGCCGGCGGCGACGCGGCCGGGGCGCTCGGTGCCAATGCGGCCGATGCGGCCGATGCGGCCGGCCTGCTGGCGCTGCGCCATGCGCTGGTCGAAGAGGGCGGCTTCATGCGCATCGCCGCCTTGTCGAACCAGCCGCTGCGCGCGGCGCAGATGGCGGGCGGGCTCGCGCTGCTGCTGGCCCTGGTCGAGGAACTGCATATCGAGGAGCTGGTGCCGGTCGGGGCGGGCCTGCGCGCCGGCGTGATCCGCGAGCTGCACCGGCGCGCACGGCAGGATGCACCCTTCCCGGAATCCGCCTGA
- a CDS encoding GGDEF domain-containing protein gives MLSGAMLTMDSTTMVLVLALGNLALCSMLFFFDYGAPRAPALASWGLSKQVQAAAWILLALGGARVVPEPLALPGGWALLIGGVALESAALWETAHRRRLQRAMVPLALGAVFIFLVSYWIDPLGLRTLAAALILGAFYLLGAAALARGWHRASMLQRALAVVTALLALLVAARGILVLVMPDGWRWLSHDLLRQLSTIAFYLLMLVNGFGWLLLARERLQADLARLETLDLVTEAPNRRGFFNALAPWMALARRPGSPTALVVLDLDSFKRVNEGYGHPAGDVVLRHVADLCKRQLRDSDLLGRLVGGEFALLLPRTGAEEAMLVAERMRAAIEATPVKTERALISMTASFGVTTIRPDDSNVTLFGRAGAAMRAAKEAGRNAIRLAPRETVPEA, from the coding sequence ATGCTGAGCGGCGCGATGCTGACCATGGACTCGACCACGATGGTGCTGGTGCTGGCGCTGGGCAACCTGGCGCTGTGCAGCATGCTGTTCTTCTTCGACTATGGCGCACCGCGTGCGCCCGCGCTGGCCAGCTGGGGCCTGTCGAAACAGGTGCAGGCTGCGGCCTGGATCCTGCTCGCGCTGGGCGGCGCGCGCGTCGTGCCCGAACCGCTGGCGTTGCCCGGCGGCTGGGCCCTGCTGATCGGCGGCGTCGCGCTCGAATCGGCGGCCCTGTGGGAAACCGCGCACCGGCGGCGCCTGCAGCGCGCCATGGTGCCGCTGGCCCTGGGCGCGGTCTTCATCTTCCTCGTCTCCTACTGGATCGATCCGCTCGGCCTGCGCACGCTGGCCGCAGCCCTGATCCTCGGCGCCTTTTATTTGCTGGGCGCGGCGGCGCTGGCGCGCGGCTGGCACCGGGCGAGCATGCTGCAGCGCGCGCTGGCGGTCGTCACGGCCCTGCTGGCGCTGCTGGTGGCCGCGCGCGGCATCCTGGTGCTGGTCATGCCCGACGGCTGGCGCTGGCTCTCGCACGACCTGCTGCGCCAGCTCTCGACCATTGCTTTTTATTTGCTCATGCTGGTGAACGGCTTCGGCTGGCTGCTGCTGGCGCGCGAACGCCTGCAGGCCGACCTGGCGCGCCTGGAAACGCTGGACCTGGTGACCGAAGCGCCGAACCGGCGCGGCTTCTTCAATGCGCTGGCGCCCTGGATGGCGCTGGCACGGCGGCCCGGCTCGCCGACCGCCCTGGTCGTGCTCGACCTCGACAGCTTCAAGCGCGTGAACGAGGGCTACGGCCATCCGGCCGGCGACGTGGTGCTGCGCCACGTGGCGGACCTGTGCAAGCGCCAGCTGCGCGACAGCGACCTGCTGGGGCGCCTGGTGGGCGGCGAATTCGCCCTGCTGCTGCCGCGCACCGGCGCCGAGGAAGCGATGCTGGTGGCCGAGCGCATGCGCGCCGCGATCGAGGCCACGCCCGTCAAGACCGAGCGCGCGCTGATCTCGATGACGGCCAGCTTCGGGGTCACCACGATCCGCCCCGACGACAGCAACGTGACGCTGTTCGGCCGCGCCGGCGCCGCCATGCGCGCTGCCAAGGAAGCAGGGCGCAACGCGATCCGCCTGGCGCCGCGCGAGACCGTGCCCGAGGCCTGA
- a CDS encoding fused MFS/spermidine synthase, with product MPRVRTHGNRRTLEFQPGDIQSEMLLSHPDHLVLEYARAMMCFALFAPHPRHILMVGLGGGSLAKFCYRHFPQTRITVLEISAEVISLREAFKVPPDDARLRIIHGDAADYIRAAPASCDVILVDGFDAAGMPAALGSAAFYRHCRQALREGGVLAANILSYDPSHDALVGRIARAFRGRVCDFAGIAGNNHLLFAVRADDGGSRAARLQEYVARRRGLGFSFLNRLLARALVAWLAWRLV from the coding sequence GTGCCCCGCGTCCGCACGCACGGCAACCGGCGCACGCTCGAATTCCAGCCGGGCGACATCCAGAGCGAAATGCTGCTCTCGCACCCCGACCACCTGGTGCTCGAGTATGCGCGCGCCATGATGTGCTTCGCCCTGTTCGCGCCCCATCCGCGCCATATCCTGATGGTCGGCCTGGGCGGCGGTTCGCTGGCCAAGTTCTGCTACCGCCACTTTCCGCAGACCCGCATCACGGTGCTCGAGATCAGCGCCGAGGTGATCTCCCTGCGCGAAGCGTTCAAGGTGCCGCCGGACGACGCCCGCCTGCGCATCATCCATGGCGACGCCGCCGATTACATCCGCGCTGCGCCCGCCAGTTGCGACGTGATCCTGGTCGATGGCTTCGACGCCGCCGGCATGCCGGCCGCCCTCGGCAGCGCCGCCTTTTATCGCCATTGCCGCCAGGCCCTGCGCGAGGGCGGCGTGCTGGCGGCAAACATCCTCAGCTACGACCCCAGCCACGACGCGCTGGTCGGGCGGATTGCGCGTGCCTTTCGCGGGCGCGTCTGCGACTTTGCCGGCATCGCCGGCAACAACCACCTGCTGTTCGCCGTCCGGGCCGACGATGGCGGCAGCCGTGCGGCACGCCTGCAGGAATATGTCGCGCGTCGCCGCGGCCTGGGCTTTTCCTTCCTCAACCGGCTACTGGCGCGGGCGCTCGTTGCCTGGCTGGCATGGCGCCTTGTCTGA
- a CDS encoding bifunctional diguanylate cyclase/phosphodiesterase: MLRRLPFSLTRAAALTLGAGLAASSALFVGVSHLEYDNLALSFNQRADQRVATVRQGLHDAVEVVTVTNQLFALGAPVTRAQFQDFTTPLLLRHPFIKAFNYHRIVKDSERAAIEAELGRVIPGTVISEERGGRRVPAERRASYSIVDYLVPLKGNEAALGFDAGTRAPINAALARAHAERRVAATPLFPLVQDPSPQPSFQVILPVYDAKGRLAGDTAVVVRAEELVSMALAGAGLLDDSQIVMSVYAGARAEASDLVFTTSAGGVHPRHELLGSWIAPEHASYVARTLDVAGRPWLVEVAAKPRPFAADHLASLAMLAGGILLSLMTAAWVQASGARARRVQQLVRKRTADLKRTNRRLVDDMVARERTEKALQQSEQRFRQLVSMSSDWYWEQDSHFRFTMVTGGFSEKAGILVEHLLGKTRWEFIPTLGDTERGRTHIAQVRDFQPFNDFEYQLLDDTGQTRWFLVNGQPVFDELGQFSGYRGTGSDITERKLTEQRVHHVAQHDALTGLPNRSLLQDRLGQAVAHATRSGSPAWVMLIDLDRFKFVNDSMGHKAGDVLLMTVAARLRSSLRDADTVARLSGDEFVVIVSESGDQQLTPDIVQRVMNAVAQPVMLGTKEFFVTCSIGVSVYPSESTDADTLIEHADIAMYRAKKLGRNNFQFYTPAMNEESLERVRIESALRNAVERDEFVLYYQPQLDIKTGKIVGMEALIRWQHPELGTVPPGRFIGIAEETGMIVQIGAWVLRSACAQNKAWQDAGYGKLRVAVNLSARQFGAADLIENLASVLEDTGLEPEYLEIELTESLFMSDITPAVDLLHRMKALGVNLSIDDFGTGYSSLSYLSRFPIDVLKIDRSFVADITRDANDEAIVTSIIALAHNLKLAVIAEGVETSEQLDYLRRHGCDEMQGYYFSRPLPAREFEQLLIEGRGLAPEEMIAPEPAPALA; the protein is encoded by the coding sequence ATGTTGCGTCGCCTGCCGTTTTCACTCACCCGCGCGGCGGCCCTCACGCTGGGGGCCGGGCTGGCCGCCTCGAGCGCCCTGTTCGTGGGCGTGAGTCACCTCGAATACGACAATCTGGCCTTGTCCTTCAACCAGCGCGCCGACCAGCGCGTTGCGACGGTGCGCCAGGGCCTGCATGATGCGGTCGAGGTTGTGACGGTCACCAACCAGCTGTTCGCCCTCGGCGCGCCGGTCACGCGCGCCCAGTTCCAGGATTTCACCACCCCGCTGCTGCTGCGCCACCCCTTCATCAAGGCATTCAATTACCACCGCATCGTGAAGGACAGCGAGCGCGCCGCGATCGAGGCGGAGCTGGGGCGCGTCATTCCCGGCACCGTCATCAGCGAGGAACGGGGCGGCCGCCGCGTACCCGCCGAGCGGCGCGCCAGCTACAGCATCGTCGACTACCTGGTGCCCCTGAAAGGCAACGAAGCCGCCCTCGGTTTCGACGCCGGGACCCGGGCGCCGATCAACGCGGCGCTGGCGCGTGCCCATGCCGAACGGCGGGTCGCCGCCACCCCGCTGTTCCCGCTGGTGCAGGACCCGAGCCCGCAGCCGAGCTTCCAGGTGATCCTGCCGGTCTACGACGCCAAGGGCCGGCTCGCCGGCGATACCGCCGTCGTGGTGCGCGCCGAGGAACTGGTGAGCATGGCGCTGGCCGGCGCCGGCCTGCTCGACGACAGCCAGATCGTGATGTCGGTGTATGCCGGCGCGCGTGCCGAGGCATCCGACCTGGTGTTCACCACCAGCGCCGGCGGCGTCCACCCCCGCCATGAACTGCTGGGCAGCTGGATCGCGCCCGAACACGCAAGTTATGTCGCGCGCACCCTGGACGTCGCCGGGCGCCCCTGGCTGGTCGAAGTCGCGGCCAAGCCGCGCCCGTTCGCGGCCGACCACCTGGCCTCGCTGGCGATGCTGGCCGGCGGCATCCTGCTCAGCCTGATGACGGCGGCCTGGGTCCAGGCTTCCGGCGCGCGCGCCCGGCGCGTGCAGCAGCTGGTGAGGAAACGCACCGCCGACCTGAAGCGCACCAACCGGCGCCTGGTCGACGACATGGTCGCGCGCGAACGCACCGAAAAGGCCTTGCAGCAGAGCGAGCAGCGCTTCCGCCAGCTGGTGTCCATGTCCTCGGACTGGTACTGGGAACAGGACAGCCATTTCCGCTTCACGATGGTGACCGGCGGCTTCAGCGAAAAGGCCGGGATCCTGGTCGAGCACCTGCTCGGCAAGACGCGCTGGGAATTCATCCCGACCCTGGGCGACACCGAGCGCGGCCGCACCCACATCGCCCAGGTGCGCGACTTCCAGCCCTTCAACGATTTCGAGTACCAGCTGCTCGACGACACCGGCCAGACGCGCTGGTTCCTGGTCAACGGCCAACCCGTGTTCGACGAGCTCGGCCAGTTCTCCGGCTACCGCGGCACCGGCAGCGACATCACCGAACGCAAGCTCACCGAACAGCGCGTGCACCACGTGGCCCAGCACGATGCGCTGACCGGCCTGCCGAACCGCTCGCTGCTGCAGGACCGCCTCGGCCAGGCCGTGGCCCATGCGACGCGCAGCGGCAGCCCGGCCTGGGTCATGCTGATCGACCTCGACCGTTTCAAGTTCGTCAACGACAGCATGGGCCACAAGGCCGGCGATGTGCTCCTGATGACGGTCGCGGCGCGCCTGCGCTCCTCGCTGCGCGACGCCGATACCGTGGCGCGCCTGTCGGGCGACGAATTCGTCGTCATCGTCTCCGAGAGCGGCGACCAGCAGCTCACCCCGGACATCGTGCAGCGCGTGATGAATGCGGTGGCCCAGCCGGTCATGCTCGGCACCAAGGAATTTTTCGTGACCTGCAGTATCGGCGTTTCCGTCTACCCGAGCGAAAGCACGGATGCCGATACCCTGATCGAGCATGCCGACATCGCCATGTACCGCGCCAAAAAACTGGGCCGCAACAACTTCCAGTTCTATACGCCGGCAATGAACGAGGAGTCGCTGGAACGGGTGCGCATCGAGAGCGCGCTGAGGAATGCCGTCGAGCGGGACGAGTTCGTGCTCTACTACCAGCCCCAGCTCGACATCAAGACCGGCAAGATCGTCGGCATGGAAGCCCTGATCCGCTGGCAACACCCGGAGCTGGGGACGGTCCCCCCAGGCCGCTTCATCGGCATCGCCGAGGAAACCGGGATGATCGTGCAGATCGGCGCCTGGGTGCTGCGCAGTGCCTGTGCCCAGAACAAGGCCTGGCAGGACGCAGGCTACGGCAAGCTGCGCGTGGCCGTGAACCTGTCGGCGCGCCAGTTCGGCGCCGCCGACCTGATCGAGAACCTGGCCAGCGTGCTGGAAGATACCGGGCTGGAGCCGGAATACCTCGAGATCGAGCTCACCGAGAGCCTGTTCATGAGCGACATCACGCCGGCCGTCGACCTGCTGCACCGCATGAAGGCGCTGGGGGTGAATTTGTCGATCGACGACTTCGGCACCGGCTATTCGAGCCTGTCCTACCTGTCGCGCTTCCCGATCGACGTGTTGAAGATCGACCGCTCATTCGTGGCCGACATCACGCGCGACGCCAACGACGAGGCGATCGTCACCTCGATCATCGCCCTGGCGCACAACCTGAAGCTGGCGGTGATCGCCGAAGGCGTGGAAACGAGCGAGCAGCTCGACTACCTGCGCCGCCACGGCTGCGACGAAATGCAGGGCTATTACTTCAGCCGGCCGCTGCCGGCGCGTGAGTTCGAGCAGCTGCTGATCGAGGGCCGCGGCCTGGCCCCCGAAGAGATGATTGCGCCCGAGCCGGCCCCTGCCCTTGCCTGA
- a CDS encoding alpha/beta hydrolase family protein produces MKLADYMALNGPAPTEHVAYGPAPSQYAELFLPPGAGPFPVAVLVHGGCWTAGFGGISQLRNMAGALVKRGIAVWNVEYRRVDEAGGGYPGMYQDMHAALDTLAAQGKVQPLDLERVVAVGHSAGGQLVQWIAGRARIPAASPLHRTAMLPVRAVVSLGGLADLRRERELIKTSCGRDTPELAGLPSARRPDVYADTNAAELMPNGSHTILVTGELDTISPPRVAHDYAARARAAGDNAEVVILPGASHYDEVAASSPSWPLVVAAIERALASTAGKAELKPAASPAAR; encoded by the coding sequence ATGAAACTTGCCGACTACATGGCCCTGAACGGCCCCGCCCCCACCGAGCACGTCGCCTACGGTCCCGCTCCTTCGCAATACGCGGAGCTGTTCCTGCCGCCGGGCGCCGGGCCCTTCCCGGTCGCGGTGCTGGTACACGGCGGCTGCTGGACGGCGGGCTTCGGCGGCATCAGCCAGCTGCGCAACATGGCCGGCGCGCTCGTCAAGCGCGGCATCGCGGTCTGGAACGTCGAATACCGCCGCGTCGACGAGGCCGGCGGCGGCTATCCGGGCATGTACCAGGACATGCACGCGGCGCTCGACACGCTCGCCGCACAGGGCAAGGTCCAGCCGCTCGACCTGGAGCGGGTCGTGGCGGTCGGCCATTCGGCCGGCGGCCAGCTGGTGCAATGGATCGCGGGCCGTGCGCGCATCCCCGCCGCCAGTCCCCTGCACCGCACGGCCATGCTGCCGGTGCGCGCCGTGGTGAGCCTCGGCGGCCTGGCCGACCTGCGCCGCGAACGCGAACTGATCAAGACCAGCTGCGGGCGCGATACGCCGGAGCTGGCCGGCCTGCCGAGCGCCAGGCGGCCGGACGTCTATGCCGACACGAATGCAGCCGAGCTGATGCCCAACGGCAGCCACACGATCCTCGTGACGGGCGAACTGGACACGATCTCGCCGCCGCGCGTGGCGCACGACTATGCGGCGCGCGCACGCGCGGCGGGCGACAATGCGGAAGTCGTGATCTTGCCGGGCGCCAGCCACTACGACGAAGTCGCAGCCAGCTCGCCTTCCTGGCCGCTCGTGGTCGCCGCCATCGAGCGCGCGCTGGCGAGCACTGCCGGCAAGGCAGAGCTCAAACCCGCCGCTTCGCCAGCGGCGCGTTGA
- a CDS encoding 2Fe-2S iron-sulfur cluster-binding protein, translated as MTTDADVFTITLLPLGASVAAGAGTVLQALEAAGIDLPNSCRNGTCRTCLCRFESGSVRYLVDWPGLSIEEKRDDYLLPCVAVPTSDLVVNAPLAKRRV; from the coding sequence ATGACCACCGACGCCGACGTCTTCACCATCACCCTCCTGCCCCTCGGCGCCAGCGTTGCCGCCGGCGCCGGCACGGTACTCCAGGCCCTCGAGGCGGCCGGGATCGACCTGCCCAACTCCTGCCGCAACGGCACCTGCCGCACCTGCCTGTGCCGCTTCGAATCCGGCAGCGTGCGCTATCTCGTCGACTGGCCCGGCCTGTCGATCGAAGAAAAGCGCGACGACTACCTGCTGCCTTGTGTCGCCGTGCCGACGAGCGACCTGGTCGTCAACGCGCCGCTGGCGAAGCGGCGGGTTTGA
- a CDS encoding L,D-transpeptidase family protein, producing MKKIVAPLLLAALSGALPFTAHAGQPAPQAAPQTATQQPGQAVNAPASGERAEFERLLRAQVLLDRLHFSPGEIDGAFGSNMRQALSSFQKSRNLPESGKLDEATWNALNGDTTPTLTNYVLTNEDVAGPFQPIPEDMMEKAKLPKLGYASPAEGLGEKFHASPELITRLNPGKNLAKAGETIVVPSVHGGPALPAASKVVVSDSRKVLMLFDASERLIAQYPASTGSEHDPLPIGNWKIDGVHPNPTYHYNPKLFWDAEPGDKKATIAAGPNNPVGVAWIDLSKPHYGIHGTPVPKFIGKTESHGCIRLTNWSAAEVAAVVAAGTQVVLQE from the coding sequence ATGAAAAAAATCGTCGCTCCCCTCCTTCTGGCCGCCCTCTCCGGCGCCCTTCCCTTCACCGCCCACGCCGGCCAGCCTGCGCCGCAGGCGGCACCGCAAACCGCAACCCAGCAGCCGGGACAGGCCGTCAACGCGCCGGCCTCCGGTGAGCGCGCCGAATTCGAGCGCCTGCTGCGCGCCCAGGTGCTGCTCGACCGCCTGCACTTTTCGCCGGGCGAGATCGACGGCGCCTTCGGTTCGAACATGCGCCAGGCCTTGAGCTCCTTCCAGAAGTCGCGCAACCTGCCGGAAAGCGGCAAGCTCGACGAAGCGACCTGGAACGCGCTGAACGGGGACACGACGCCGACCCTGACGAATTACGTCCTGACCAACGAAGACGTGGCCGGCCCCTTCCAGCCGATTCCCGAAGACATGATGGAAAAAGCCAAGCTGCCCAAGCTCGGCTATGCGAGCCCGGCCGAAGGCCTGGGCGAGAAATTCCACGCCAGTCCAGAGCTGATCACGCGCCTGAATCCCGGCAAGAACCTGGCCAAGGCCGGCGAAACGATCGTCGTGCCGAGCGTGCACGGCGGCCCTGCCCTGCCGGCGGCGTCGAAAGTGGTCGTCAGCGACAGCCGCAAGGTGCTGATGCTGTTCGACGCATCGGAACGCCTGATCGCGCAATATCCGGCCTCGACCGGCAGCGAACACGATCCACTGCCGATCGGGAACTGGAAGATCGACGGCGTGCACCCGAACCCGACCTATCACTACAACCCGAAACTGTTCTGGGATGCCGAGCCGGGCGACAAGAAGGCGACGATTGCCGCCGGCCCGAACAATCCGGTGGGCGTGGCCTGGATCGACCTGTCGAAGCCGCATTACGGCATCCACGGCACGCCGGTACCGAAGTTCATCGGCAAGACGGAATCGCACGGCTGCATCCGCCTGACCAACTGGAGCGCCGCGGAAGTGGCGGCCGTGGTCGCGGCGGGCACGCAGGTCGTATTGCAGGAGTAA
- a CDS encoding M23 family metallopeptidase, translating into MRWLIAFLLGVVVGAGGLFVYLREIADAPNPIITDGGALPAPPNDVPAGAAQAASAPAGGTPVDRLVQTDLSDADLPIRPASQSTTATPASPELTAGGSMPAKLLVPVEGIPYAKLTDTFDQPRGQERHHEALDIMAPKGTPVRAAGDGKVAKLFDSKPGGITLYQFDPSEQHAYYYAHLDRYADGIKEGMQLKRGDLLGYVGATGNADPNAPHLHFAVVALTPEKQWWKGTPVNPYPMLGD; encoded by the coding sequence ATGAGATGGTTGATCGCTTTTCTGCTGGGCGTCGTGGTCGGTGCCGGTGGCTTGTTCGTCTATTTGCGCGAGATCGCCGACGCGCCCAATCCGATCATCACCGACGGCGGCGCGCTGCCGGCGCCGCCGAACGATGTGCCGGCAGGAGCCGCGCAGGCCGCGTCCGCGCCAGCCGGCGGCACGCCGGTCGACCGGCTCGTGCAAACCGACCTGTCCGACGCCGACCTGCCGATCCGTCCAGCTTCGCAATCGACGACGGCTACCCCGGCCAGCCCGGAATTGACGGCCGGCGGCAGCATGCCGGCCAAGTTGCTGGTGCCGGTCGAAGGCATTCCGTACGCAAAACTGACGGACACCTTCGACCAGCCGCGCGGCCAGGAGCGCCATCACGAAGCGCTCGACATCATGGCGCCGAAAGGCACCCCGGTGCGCGCGGCCGGCGACGGCAAGGTCGCGAAACTGTTCGATAGCAAGCCCGGCGGCATCACCCTCTACCAGTTCGATCCGAGCGAGCAGCACGCCTATTACTACGCCCACCTCGACCGCTACGCCGACGGCATCAAGGAAGGCATGCAACTCAAGCGCGGCGACCTGCTCGGCTATGTCGGCGCGACCGGCAATGCCGATCCGAACGCGCCGCACCTGCATTTCGCGGTCGTCGCGCTGACGCCCGAGAAGCAGTGGTGGAAGGGGACGCCGGTCAATCCGTATCCGATGTTGGGGGATTAG
- a CDS encoding M4 family metallopeptidase has translation MKLPTRLLATPLGVLIASSCAAAAPPAAPTPAVGTPMMSAPAAQSVSATAALVSKLTQGRAARGLDNNHGFTVAQQHPGVQGTQVVRAAHTYKGLRVFGSESVVVVDAQGSIVSESASERRLHLGRGAANRLGAATADFRVKPSMPPKTAIDAAVGATLAAAGPDATHVTPPSAELLIYPVMKSERVAGAAAKPEEELNALDVQDVVDHYELAYLVRTRMVRGDHPYYHDTIVSANDGRILDRWSALQTVIGVGKSQYNGEVPISTTFADGSYRMLDPERGTGGTYGAMAITNANGTSNAGKMYTHTENTWGDGRQYIRGGSTLDANGQTAAVNAMWGLMNTYDALKNALGWHSLDGKNTATYIAVHVNTAYDNAYYSDTCRCMFIGDGSSFNSLGSVDVIGHEMGHGVTAATSSLVYSGESGGLNESSSDIGGEVVEAYARAGGKGESIPLNGNDWMLGTEIARDGQPLRWMYRPSKDGSSPDAWSSSLKRLDVHYSSGPNNRMFYFLAMGSKADKAGDYYSKYLVKAPAAMTGIGTDKAFRIWFKANTTKFTSSTNYADARAKMVEAAQELYGAGSREAIAVQRAYAAINVGADVDEPAP, from the coding sequence ATGAAGCTGCCTACCCGCTTGCTGGCCACGCCCCTCGGCGTCCTGATCGCAAGTTCCTGCGCCGCTGCCGCACCCCCGGCCGCGCCGACGCCCGCCGTCGGCACACCCATGATGAGTGCACCCGCCGCGCAATCCGTGTCGGCCACCGCCGCCCTGGTATCGAAGCTGACCCAGGGACGTGCGGCGCGCGGCCTCGACAACAACCACGGTTTCACGGTGGCACAGCAGCATCCGGGCGTGCAGGGCACGCAAGTGGTGCGCGCCGCCCATACCTATAAAGGCTTGCGCGTGTTCGGCTCGGAGTCGGTGGTGGTGGTCGATGCGCAAGGGAGCATCGTCTCCGAATCCGCTTCCGAGCGCCGCCTGCACCTCGGGCGTGGCGCCGCCAACCGGCTCGGCGCGGCCACCGCCGACTTCAGGGTGAAACCGTCGATGCCGCCAAAGACCGCGATCGACGCCGCCGTCGGCGCCACGCTGGCCGCGGCCGGGCCGGACGCTACCCACGTCACCCCGCCCAGCGCCGAACTGCTGATCTATCCGGTCATGAAATCCGAGCGCGTCGCCGGCGCCGCCGCCAAGCCGGAAGAGGAGTTGAACGCGCTCGATGTGCAGGACGTCGTCGACCACTACGAGCTGGCCTACCTGGTGCGTACCCGCATGGTGCGCGGCGACCATCCTTACTACCACGACACCATCGTCAGCGCCAACGACGGCCGCATCCTCGACCGCTGGAGCGCGCTGCAGACGGTGATCGGTGTGGGCAAGAGCCAGTACAACGGCGAAGTGCCGATCAGCACGACCTTTGCCGACGGCAGCTACCGCATGCTCGATCCGGAACGGGGCACCGGCGGCACCTATGGCGCGATGGCGATCACGAATGCGAACGGGACCAGCAACGCCGGCAAGATGTACACGCACACCGAGAATACCTGGGGCGACGGCAGGCAGTACATCCGCGGCGGCAGTACGCTTGATGCCAACGGCCAGACCGCGGCGGTGAACGCCATGTGGGGCCTGATGAACACGTACGACGCGCTCAAGAACGCGCTCGGCTGGCATTCGCTGGACGGCAAGAATACGGCGACCTATATCGCCGTGCACGTCAATACGGCCTACGACAACGCCTATTACAGCGATACCTGCCGCTGCATGTTCATCGGCGACGGGTCGAGCTTCAACAGCCTGGGTTCGGTCGACGTCATCGGCCACGAGATGGGCCACGGGGTGACGGCGGCCACATCAAGCCTCGTGTATTCGGGCGAATCGGGCGGACTCAACGAATCGAGTTCGGATATCGGCGGGGAAGTAGTGGAAGCCTATGCGCGCGCCGGCGGCAAGGGCGAGAGTATTCCCCTGAACGGCAACGACTGGATGCTCGGCACCGAGATCGCCCGCGACGGACAGCCGCTGCGCTGGATGTATCGCCCGAGCAAGGACGGCAGCAGCCCGGACGCCTGGAGCAGCTCGCTCAAGCGCCTCGATGTGCACTACAGCAGCGGCCCCAACAACAGGATGTTCTATTTCCTGGCCATGGGTTCGAAGGCGGACAAGGCGGGCGATTACTACAGCAAATACCTGGTCAAGGCGCCGGCCGCCATGACCGGTATCGGCACGGATAAAGCGTTCCGGATCTGGTTCAAGGCCAACACGACCAAGTTCACCTCGAGCACCAACTATGCCGACGCACGCGCGAAGATGGTCGAAGCGGCGCAAGAGTTATATGGTGCCGGCAGCCGCGAAGCGATCGCCGTGCAGCGGGCCTATGCCGCGATCAACGTCGGCGCGGATGTCGACGAACCTGCGCCCTGA